A window of the Pseudomonas gozinkensis genome harbors these coding sequences:
- a CDS encoding phage tail terminator protein, whose translation MKISPILTQLRAQCPSLGGHIATGVDLALLQGDPNLPMPSAHVSPLADLASASTAQNSASQPIRDRFEIILALDATDATKALDLLHDLRAELWRALVGFKPATDYSAIVYDGGETVSINSSRAFYRLRFFAEFQLGRNLPSQPAESWHERELDGLSSFTGATVRVDAIDPADPNLKRPGPDGRVEMTFSGDVTP comes from the coding sequence ATGAAGATCTCCCCGATCCTCACGCAGCTGCGTGCGCAATGCCCAAGCCTTGGCGGCCATATCGCGACAGGTGTCGACCTGGCGCTGCTGCAAGGTGACCCGAATCTGCCGATGCCCTCGGCCCATGTTTCACCGCTGGCCGATCTGGCCAGCGCCAGCACCGCCCAGAACTCCGCCAGCCAACCGATCCGCGACCGCTTTGAAATCATCCTGGCACTGGATGCCACGGACGCCACAAAAGCGCTGGATCTGTTGCACGACCTGCGCGCCGAACTGTGGCGTGCGCTGGTGGGATTCAAACCCGCAACCGACTACAGCGCCATCGTTTATGACGGCGGCGAAACGGTCTCGATCAACAGCAGCCGCGCCTTCTACCGGCTGCGCTTTTTTGCCGAGTTCCAGCTGGGCCGCAATCTGCCAAGTCAGCCTGCGGAGAGTTGGCACGAACGCGAACTGGACGGTTTGTCGTCCTTTACCGGGGCCACCGTGCGGGTCGATGCGATCGACCCGGCCGACCCCAATCTCAAACGCCCGGGCCCTGACGGGCGCGTGGAAATGACTTTCTCTGGAGACGTAACCCCATGA
- a CDS encoding DUF2635 domain-containing protein, translated as MSNRITVVPAAGRAVPDPEAGDLLPLEGREVLDSAWWRRRLADGDITLKTATAKQKGAK; from the coding sequence ATGAGCAACCGCATCACCGTAGTGCCGGCCGCCGGCCGTGCCGTGCCGGACCCGGAAGCAGGCGATCTGCTGCCACTGGAAGGCCGTGAAGTGCTGGACAGCGCCTGGTGGCGCCGGCGTCTGGCCGACGGCGATATCACCCTCAAAACCGCAACAGCTAAACAAAAGGGAGCCAAATAA
- a CDS encoding phage tail sheath subtilisin-like domain-containing protein, which produces MAIGFSNIPADIRVPLFYAEMDNSAANSASSSMRRLIVAQVNDNIAPSEVGKLVLVSSVALAKSIGGQGSMLASMYETFRKADPIGEIWCLPLHNATGAIAKGVLTLTGTATQAGILNLYVGGVRVQATVVNGATAAQAATALAQKINATADLPVSAAAAEGVVTLNAKWTGESGNDISLQFNRLGKSNGEETPAGLTTAITAMTGGVGVPDQVEAVAALGDEPFEFIALPWSDLATLNTWQAVMDDSTGRWSWAKQLFGHVYSAKRGTVGTLVAAGQARNDQHMTIQALEPGVPQPVWVQAAALAARTSVFISADASRPTQSGSLPGVDPAPASERFTLTERQSLLNYGIATAYYEGGYVRIQRSITTYQKNAYGQADNSYLDSETMHQSAFIVRRLQSVITSKYGRHKLASDGTRFGAGQPIVTPATIRGELIAQYAKLELEGHVENAELFAEHLIVERDVQDPSRVNVLFPPDYINGLRVFALLNQFRLQYDDVA; this is translated from the coding sequence ATGGCGATCGGATTCAGCAACATTCCTGCGGACATTCGTGTACCGCTGTTCTATGCCGAAATGGACAACTCGGCCGCCAATAGCGCGTCCTCGTCCATGCGCCGCCTGATCGTGGCGCAGGTCAACGACAACATCGCGCCGAGCGAAGTCGGCAAACTGGTGCTGGTTTCCAGCGTGGCACTGGCCAAGAGCATTGGCGGCCAGGGCTCGATGCTGGCGTCGATGTACGAGACCTTCCGCAAGGCCGACCCGATCGGCGAGATCTGGTGCCTGCCGCTGCACAACGCCACCGGCGCCATCGCCAAAGGCGTGCTGACCCTGACCGGCACCGCGACTCAGGCTGGCATTCTCAACCTGTATGTCGGCGGCGTCCGCGTGCAGGCCACCGTGGTCAACGGTGCCACCGCTGCCCAGGCGGCCACCGCCCTGGCACAGAAAATCAACGCCACCGCCGATCTGCCGGTAAGCGCTGCGGCGGCCGAAGGCGTCGTCACTCTGAACGCCAAATGGACCGGCGAGAGCGGCAACGACATCAGCCTGCAATTCAATCGCCTGGGCAAGAGCAACGGCGAAGAAACCCCGGCCGGCCTGACCACCGCGATCACCGCCATGACCGGCGGCGTCGGTGTACCTGACCAGGTTGAAGCAGTTGCCGCACTGGGCGATGAGCCATTCGAATTCATCGCGCTGCCATGGTCCGACCTGGCCACCCTCAACACCTGGCAAGCGGTGATGGACGACAGCACCGGTCGCTGGTCGTGGGCCAAGCAACTGTTCGGTCACGTCTACAGCGCCAAGCGCGGCACCGTCGGCACGCTGGTGGCGGCCGGTCAGGCGCGCAACGACCAGCACATGACCATTCAGGCGCTGGAGCCGGGCGTTCCGCAACCGGTATGGGTACAAGCTGCAGCACTGGCTGCGCGCACGTCGGTGTTCATCTCGGCTGACGCCAGCCGTCCGACCCAGAGCGGCAGCCTGCCAGGCGTCGATCCGGCACCGGCCAGCGAGCGCTTCACCCTGACCGAGCGTCAGTCGCTGCTCAACTACGGCATCGCCACCGCGTACTACGAAGGCGGTTACGTGCGCATCCAGCGCTCGATCACCACCTATCAGAAAAACGCTTACGGCCAGGCCGACAACTCGTACCTGGACAGCGAAACCATGCACCAGTCGGCGTTCATCGTGCGTCGTCTGCAAAGCGTGATCACCAGCAAGTACGGTCGCCACAAACTGGCTTCCGACGGCACCCGTTTCGGCGCCGGCCAGCCGATCGTCACCCCGGCGACCATTCGCGGTGAGCTGATCGCCCAGTACGCCAAGCTCGAACTCGAAGGCCACGTGGAAAACGCCGAGCTGTTCGCCGAGCACCTGATCGTCGAACGCGACGTGCAGGACCCGAGCCGCGTGAACGTGCTGTTCCCGCCGGATTACATCAACGGTCTGCGCGTGTTCGCACTGCTCAACCAGTTCCGTCTGCAGTACGACGACGTCGCCTGA
- a CDS encoding phage tail tube protein, with protein sequence MGQLIAGTCYVKVDGAQLTINGGCEAPLMAVKRETVVPGFYKETDIAPSFKVTALHTADFPLKKLIEGTDITVTCEFSNGKVYVLAGAYLVEEPVSKGDDATIELKFEGIKGTWQ encoded by the coding sequence ATGGGTCAACTGATTGCAGGCACCTGCTACGTCAAGGTCGACGGTGCACAACTGACCATCAACGGCGGCTGCGAAGCCCCGCTGATGGCCGTCAAACGCGAAACCGTCGTGCCGGGTTTCTACAAGGAAACCGACATCGCGCCATCGTTCAAGGTGACGGCGCTGCACACCGCCGACTTCCCGCTGAAGAAGCTGATCGAAGGCACCGACATTACCGTCACCTGCGAATTCAGCAACGGCAAAGTCTACGTACTGGCCGGTGCCTACCTGGTCGAAGAGCCAGTCTCCAAAGGCGATGACGCCACCATCGAACTGAAATTCGAAGGCATCAAGGGGACCTGGCAATGA
- a CDS encoding phage tail assembly protein, with translation MSGAVKLQVAIEAHGEPLTELVLRRPTVQEVRAIKALPYKIDKSEEVSLDMDVAAKYIAVCAGIPPSSVNQLDLADLNALSWAVASFFMSAASEPSPT, from the coding sequence ATGAGCGGCGCCGTGAAGCTTCAGGTTGCGATCGAAGCTCACGGCGAGCCCCTGACCGAACTCGTCCTGCGCCGTCCGACGGTGCAGGAGGTGCGAGCGATCAAGGCGCTGCCGTACAAGATCGACAAAAGCGAAGAGGTCAGCCTCGACATGGACGTGGCGGCCAAATACATCGCCGTGTGCGCCGGCATTCCGCCGTCGTCGGTCAACCAGCTGGACCTGGCTGACCTCAACGCGCTGAGCTGGGCCGTTGCGAGTTTTTTCATGAGTGCGGCGTCGGAGCCATCACCGACCTGA